GAAAAGAAATAGAGGAAAATGCAGtaaaaatgaaagaaaaataaGACCGGATGGAGGTTTCTAAAACCTCTCTCCTAGGAAGGTTACAAATCTCTCCGATCCGGTATGTAGAAGATTCCTAAAACTGCTTGTTGGGCCAATCCGGACGATCCGGTACGCAGAACTTGGGCCGACCCTAAGCTTGGGCGTAACATTTTCAAGTTTTGCTTGTGCAACGAGTTCTTTTTTCAACTTTATCACTAGTGCCTTTCACAAGGCTATCACCTGACTGTCACACAAAGAGAAGAAACTCGAGTCAATATTAACGACGGAAGAAAGCTACAACCAAGGGTGGCCAACCAGAACCCCGCAGAAATTTACGGCTACCTTTCACTCGCAGTCCAGGCCCGTGCTCTCTACCACTACTAGTTAACCGCTTTCTTCTCAAGCGCGAACAGGATCTTCTTTTATAGCCTCTCCAGTCCTCGTCTCTCCTCTTTAGCCCACGTACCCTTCTCCCCTCCTTCCAGCACCCACCAATGTTACTACGCCTCCTCGCGCTGATCTTTGCCGCCGTCTTGGCGGCGTCCTCCAGCTCCATCGATGCCCGTGCGATCCACCCTATCTTCCTCCCCTTCGGCGACAGTGGCCGCCGCCTGATCGGCATCCAGAGGTGCGAAGAATGCTTCGGCATATGTCAAGAGGTACATACATACGGTGGATGAATCTACAACGTGCGTGCTCTGCAGATCAAACATCCTTACGGATACGTTCGCGTGTCTGTCATTTGTGCGTGCGTGCAGGTGCACTACAGAACGCTGTGTAGCACGATGGCGACGCTGCCCGGGGTGACGACCCCGCAGCAGCTCCTGGACACGGCCCTGCGGGTGACGGCGGCCAAGTCGGCCATGGCGGAGATGCGGCTCGACGAGGCGATGAGGGCAGGCCTGGGCAACACCATCCCGATGATGTCGTCGCTGCAGTCGTGCAGGGACAGCTACGCGTCGCTGACGGACTCGCTGGGGAAGTCGCGGACGACGCTCAAGAAGGGGGGCAGCCGCGACGATCTCATGTCGGAGCTGTCGGCGGCCAGCACCTACTCCACCGACTGCCGGGACATCTTCGGCGAGCGCCCGGAGCTCAAGTCGCCGATACGCGGCGCGCAGCGCCACATCATGCGCCTCGTCAGCAACTGCCTCGACCTGGCTACCGCCATCAGGCAGCCCTGAGCGAGCGGTGGACGATGCAGGCCAGCTTCCGGTTCTGTTCTGTGCACCTGACGTTTCTTGGACACCATTCAGATTTTGGCATGTAGTGTTAATTATTTTCCGCATTACGTGTATTTTAGTCTAGTATGTAGATTTGTCGTCTAGGATGGGTATTGCGTTTCATAGGTGACCTGAGGATAGAGAAAAAATGTCTTTAGTTGACGCCGGGAGGAAACTCGCAGGTTTATTCTACTCTGTACGCAGAACAAGTTATATTTGTCAGAATGGATCTTCTTTTTTCGTTCAGCTTATACATGGCCAAATTCCCCCTTGGAAAGATGCAGCATTTGCATTAGTCTCTGACTCGGTAAGCCAAGCTCACTGAGTGCTCCCTCCGTTTCATCTTAGTTGTCGCTACTCGCTCAAACAGATGTATTTGGCATAAATAATGGTGATACTAGGGAAATCGGAATGCCCCATGGGAGCAGATGTATTTGACATAAATAATGGTGATACTAGCGAAATCGGAATGCCCCCTGAAATGGAAGGGACATCGTCAATCAAAAATCAAGCATTCTTATTCATCCATATTATTTTACTAATTAGTATCGTAGGAGGGAGTTATTTAAccactaaaatacgtctagatacatgaATTTCAGCCACAACGAGAACGAAGGGAGTACTCCCTCCACTGGTCTGGCACGCCTGGGAGAAGACAGAGAGCCCAGGTCATACCATCTTGCCCTTGCTTTCTTGTGAAGAATTTCATATGTTTCAAGCCAGAGCTGTCGCCACACGACACGCCTATCTCCAGGAGACGGCTTTGTAGAATTACAGGTGCGAGCCATCACAGCACAGCATCAGCACGCTTAGGATGTCTCAGAGCGGAGTGCTCAAGATGCAAGTGAGGAGGCGATCATGCCAAGGTCTCGTTAGCCGGGGCGGAGGAGGTCCGGATGGAGGATCGCGTTGAGCTCCACACAACAGCCGCCAgctgtttttggttttcttttctCCCTCCACCATTCTATAGACTACAGAAAAGCCTGGAATAGCTTCAACCCAAACTTCAAAAGCAATATTCATGTGCTCATTTATCAAAACAATCAGCTCTATATTTTTCCGTGTGGGACAAAAGGAAATAAAAACAAATTTGTcaccaaaaataataataataacaataaatcaattatgatacaagTTAACTCGTCCAAAGGAAAAAAAGCAGTGTTCTTCTTTCTCAAAACTGTACTTGATGTGTAAATTACAGTGACAAGCCACAAAAAAACCTTGCGCGCTACAGCTTTTTGGGAGATGACTTCCATGTTCATTGCCCAATTCATCTATACGCTGTAGCGAGCAAGAACTATGTATTCCAAAAGCCTCACAGCTTCATTGGTGTCTTCCTTTTCTAGTAGCCACACCACAGGAAACTCATATAAGTCTCAGTTCGTATTCACCTGCCATGGTAATGTATCTAACCCACGGAAGCGCCTGGTACCCACTCTTTTCAATGATCTTTAGATAGCGAACCTGTGAAGTACATAACGCCATACTTTTTACTCGAGGTGCCATAGAAAAACATACAATAGTACCTGTGATGATATAACAAACTCGTAACAAAGTTAGTCTCATCACCTGAATACCCGATACAGTGAAATATGGTATTTCAAATTTCACCCGTATCGGTGCCTTCTTTTCAGGGACTGCTTCTTCCGCACTTATACTTGGTAGACTAAACTCCGCTCTGCACATGTACTCCTAAGAGAGCAAGCAAGTTCATGATATTAGCATACTTTGACTAGGATCACAGGAGCCAATGGATTCATTTGAAGTCGGCCATACTCACTTTGCCACCAGGAAATGATTTTACTTTCCAGACCATTGCATCTCTCTCAGGTGCATATGCAGCAGAACCCATTGAAGTTCTTATATTTGGGTTTGTGGCATCTGAAGGAACAGGAACTTCAATTTCAACATTTGTTGCTGTGCTGCAAATGAAGAGGGAAAAAAAACATGACTTTCAAAAGGCACCAGTGTAACACAAGCAAGCCAATTTTTGTTACGGACGCAGCACCTTCTTTCCTTAAACTGAC
The Aegilops tauschii subsp. strangulata cultivar AL8/78 chromosome 3, Aet v6.0, whole genome shotgun sequence genome window above contains:
- the LOC109785302 gene encoding uncharacterized protein encodes the protein MLLRLLALIFAAVLAASSSSIDARAIHPIFLPFGDSGRRLIGIQRCEECFGICQEVHYRTLCSTMATLPGVTTPQQLLDTALRVTAAKSAMAEMRLDEAMRAGLGNTIPMMSSLQSCRDSYASLTDSLGKSRTTLKKGGSRDDLMSELSAASTYSTDCRDIFGERPELKSPIRGAQRHIMRLVSNCLDLATAIRQP